Proteins co-encoded in one Hemibagrus wyckioides isolate EC202008001 linkage group LG26, SWU_Hwy_1.0, whole genome shotgun sequence genomic window:
- the LOC131347138 gene encoding procollagen galactosyltransferase 1-like isoform X1 — protein MVKSAREHSGEKKKNGPSEGAVTQPKDFRTFLVFGRHSSSYLWFLPCIPSSSSSSSSSSLEVKKTCFQYNPHKRAGRVATDHNTDNTVFILREWLIKVQNLYHYVEWRPQEEPSEYEDEDGPKHWTDLRYEHVMKLRQAALDTARQMWADYFLLVDCDNLLTNPDILWKLIKENKTIVAPMLKSRAAYSNFWCGMTSQGYYRRTPDYMPIRSQEKRGCFRVPMVHSTFLLDLRKQASSQLAFYPPHPDYTWAFDDVIVFAFSARMADVQMYVCNRETYGYTPVPLHTHQSLRDEADNFLHTLLEVMVNDSPVDPSVHLPPVPPKLPDKLGFDEVFMINLLRRSDRRERMLRTLWEQEITCKIANAVDGKALNDSQIRALGIRMLPSYSDPYHGRPLTKGELGCFLSHYNIWTEIVERGLQRSLVIEDDLRFEPFFKRKLQKLMQEVEAEELDWDLIYIGRKRMQVDHPEKPVPNIRNLVEADYSYWTLGYMISLQGANKLLRAEPLSKMLPVDEFLPVMYNKHPVEDYMSHYEVRDLRAFSAEPLLVYPTHYTGDPGYISDTETSTVWNNETVRTDWDRKRSEKNRAMHSHATSDL, from the exons ATGGTGAAATCAGCCCGAGAACAttcaggtgaaaaaaaaaaaaacggtccATCTGAGGGTGCAGTCACTCAACCTAAAGACTTTCGTACCTTTTTGGTTTTTGGCAGACATTCATCTTCATACCTCTGGTTCCTGCCCTGcatcccatcatcatcatcatcatcatcatcatcatctctagaagttaaaaaaacatgttttcaaTACAACCCACACAAAAGAGCAGGACG GGTGGCGACGGACCACAACACGGACAACACGGTTTTCATCCTGCGTGAGTGGCTCATTAAAGTGCAGAATCTGTATCACTATGTGGAGTGGAGACCGCAGGAGGAGCCCAG cGAGTATGAGGATGAGGACGGACCGAAGCACTGGACCGATCTACGCTATGAGCATGTGATGAAGCTACGACAGGCAGCGCTGGACACCGCCAGGCAGATGTGGGCAGACTACTTTCTG TTGGTGGACTGTGATAATCTTCTCACTAACCCTGACATCCTCTGGAAGctaataaaggaaaataaaaccaTTGTGGCACCAATGCTGAAGTCCAGAGCTGCCTACTCCAACTTCTGGTGCGGAATGACCTCTCag ggctACTACAGGCGTACACCAGACTACATGCCTATAAGAAGTCAGGAGAAGCGTGGCTGCTTCCGCGTCCCCATGGTTCACTCCACCTTCCTGCTGGATCTTAGGAAACAGGCCTCCAGCCAGCTGGCCTTctatcctccacaccctgacTACACCTGGGCCTTCGACGATGTCATCGTGTTCGCCTTCTCCGCCCGcatggcag ATGTtcaaatgtatgtgtgtaatcgAGAGACGTATGGCTACACCCCTGTCCCACTGCATACCCATCAATCCTTGCGAGACGAGGCAGATAACTTTCTGCACACGCTGCTCGAGGTCATGG TGAACGATTCTCCGGTGGATCCCTCGGTGCATCTCCCTCCTGTCCCTCCTAAACTTCCCGACAAACTGGGCTTTGATGAG GTGTTCATGATTAACCTGCTGAGGCGGTCAGATCGTAGAGAACGAATGTTAAGGACTCTGTGGGAGCAGGAGATCACCTGCAAGATCGCCAATGCAGTGGACGGCAA gGCACTGAATGATAGTCAGATCCGTGCGTTAGGGATCAGAATGTTGCCGAGTTACAGTGACCCGTATCATGGCAGGCCGCTCACTAAAGGAGAACTTGGCTGCTTCCTGTCTCACTACAACATCTggactgag attgtAGAGCGGGGACTGCAAAGGTCTTTGGTTATAGAAGACGATTTGCGCTTCGAGCCCTTCTTTAAAAGGAAATTGCAGAAACTGATGCAGGAAGTGGAAGCAGAAGAACTCGACTGGGATTTAAT TTACATTGGGAGGAAGCGGATGCAGGTGGACCATCCAGAGAAACCGGTACCCAACATCCGCAACCTGGTGGAAGCCGATTACTCCTACTGGACGCTGGGCTACATGATCTCATTACAAGGAGCTAATAAGCTGCTGAGGGCAGAGCCTCTGAGCAAAATGCTTCCTGTAGACGAGTTTTTGCCCGTCATGTACAACAAGCACCCAGT GGAGGACTACATGTCTCACTACGAGGTGAGAGATCTACGGGCGTTCTCCGCTGAGCCGTTACTCGTCTACCCCACGCACTACACAGGAGATCCAGGGTACATCAGCGACACCGAGACGTCCACCGTGTGGAACAACGAGACCGTTCGCACCGACTGGGACCGAAAGCGTTCGGAAAAGAACCGCGCAATGCACTCACACGCtacctctgacctctga
- the LOC131347138 gene encoding procollagen galactosyltransferase 1-like isoform X2, with translation MHRGALLLSAASALLVLTPCWGYFPEERWNPESPLLAPRVLLALVCRNSEHSLPHVLGAIDRLHYPKDRIAVWVATDHNTDNTVFILREWLIKVQNLYHYVEWRPQEEPSEYEDEDGPKHWTDLRYEHVMKLRQAALDTARQMWADYFLLVDCDNLLTNPDILWKLIKENKTIVAPMLKSRAAYSNFWCGMTSQGYYRRTPDYMPIRSQEKRGCFRVPMVHSTFLLDLRKQASSQLAFYPPHPDYTWAFDDVIVFAFSARMADVQMYVCNRETYGYTPVPLHTHQSLRDEADNFLHTLLEVMVNDSPVDPSVHLPPVPPKLPDKLGFDEVFMINLLRRSDRRERMLRTLWEQEITCKIANAVDGKALNDSQIRALGIRMLPSYSDPYHGRPLTKGELGCFLSHYNIWTEIVERGLQRSLVIEDDLRFEPFFKRKLQKLMQEVEAEELDWDLIYIGRKRMQVDHPEKPVPNIRNLVEADYSYWTLGYMISLQGANKLLRAEPLSKMLPVDEFLPVMYNKHPVEDYMSHYEVRDLRAFSAEPLLVYPTHYTGDPGYISDTETSTVWNNETVRTDWDRKRSEKNRAMHSHATSDL, from the exons ATGCACCGGGGCGCGCTGCTGCTCTCCGCCGCCTCGGCGCTGCTCGTGCTCACCCCGTGCTGGGGATATTTTCCGGAGGAGCGCTGGAACCCCGAGTCTCCCCTGCTGGCACCGCGCGTGCTGCTCGCGCTAGTGTGCCGCAACTCGGAGCACTCTCTCCCGCATGTCCTCGGTGCCATCGACCGCCTTCACTACCCCAAGGACCGCATCGCTGTATG GGTGGCGACGGACCACAACACGGACAACACGGTTTTCATCCTGCGTGAGTGGCTCATTAAAGTGCAGAATCTGTATCACTATGTGGAGTGGAGACCGCAGGAGGAGCCCAG cGAGTATGAGGATGAGGACGGACCGAAGCACTGGACCGATCTACGCTATGAGCATGTGATGAAGCTACGACAGGCAGCGCTGGACACCGCCAGGCAGATGTGGGCAGACTACTTTCTG TTGGTGGACTGTGATAATCTTCTCACTAACCCTGACATCCTCTGGAAGctaataaaggaaaataaaaccaTTGTGGCACCAATGCTGAAGTCCAGAGCTGCCTACTCCAACTTCTGGTGCGGAATGACCTCTCag ggctACTACAGGCGTACACCAGACTACATGCCTATAAGAAGTCAGGAGAAGCGTGGCTGCTTCCGCGTCCCCATGGTTCACTCCACCTTCCTGCTGGATCTTAGGAAACAGGCCTCCAGCCAGCTGGCCTTctatcctccacaccctgacTACACCTGGGCCTTCGACGATGTCATCGTGTTCGCCTTCTCCGCCCGcatggcag ATGTtcaaatgtatgtgtgtaatcgAGAGACGTATGGCTACACCCCTGTCCCACTGCATACCCATCAATCCTTGCGAGACGAGGCAGATAACTTTCTGCACACGCTGCTCGAGGTCATGG TGAACGATTCTCCGGTGGATCCCTCGGTGCATCTCCCTCCTGTCCCTCCTAAACTTCCCGACAAACTGGGCTTTGATGAG GTGTTCATGATTAACCTGCTGAGGCGGTCAGATCGTAGAGAACGAATGTTAAGGACTCTGTGGGAGCAGGAGATCACCTGCAAGATCGCCAATGCAGTGGACGGCAA gGCACTGAATGATAGTCAGATCCGTGCGTTAGGGATCAGAATGTTGCCGAGTTACAGTGACCCGTATCATGGCAGGCCGCTCACTAAAGGAGAACTTGGCTGCTTCCTGTCTCACTACAACATCTggactgag attgtAGAGCGGGGACTGCAAAGGTCTTTGGTTATAGAAGACGATTTGCGCTTCGAGCCCTTCTTTAAAAGGAAATTGCAGAAACTGATGCAGGAAGTGGAAGCAGAAGAACTCGACTGGGATTTAAT TTACATTGGGAGGAAGCGGATGCAGGTGGACCATCCAGAGAAACCGGTACCCAACATCCGCAACCTGGTGGAAGCCGATTACTCCTACTGGACGCTGGGCTACATGATCTCATTACAAGGAGCTAATAAGCTGCTGAGGGCAGAGCCTCTGAGCAAAATGCTTCCTGTAGACGAGTTTTTGCCCGTCATGTACAACAAGCACCCAGT GGAGGACTACATGTCTCACTACGAGGTGAGAGATCTACGGGCGTTCTCCGCTGAGCCGTTACTCGTCTACCCCACGCACTACACAGGAGATCCAGGGTACATCAGCGACACCGAGACGTCCACCGTGTGGAACAACGAGACCGTTCGCACCGACTGGGACCGAAAGCGTTCGGAAAAGAACCGCGCAATGCACTCACACGCtacctctgacctctga